From Azospirillum brasilense:
CCAGCGCCGCCTCGCGGTCGCCGGGGCGCAGGGCCACGGCCTCGCGGTACTCCTCCAGCGCGGCGTCCCGCCGGCCCGCCGCCGCCAGGGCGCGGGCGAGACCGAGCCGGGCCGTCGCGGAATCGGGCCGTTCCGTCGTCAGCACCTGCCCGGTGATCACCGCCTCCTCGAACCGGCCCGCGGCGCGCAACGCTTCGGCCAGGGCGATCCGCCAGGACCACACGCCGGGGTCGAGCGCCACCGCCCGCCCGCAGGCGGCCAGCGCCCCGGCGGCCTCGCCCGCGTCCCGCGTGCTGTCGGCCAGGGCGCCCCAGGCTTCGCCCGACCCCGGGTCGGCGGCGCAGGCGAGCCGGAAGGCACGTGCCGCCCCCGCCGCGTCGGCGGCGTAGAGTCGGTCATAGCCGGTCTGGAACAAAATGCCCGGAACGTCTCCGGGTTGGACGAAGGGGCCTGGCCCCTCCCGGTCGGCTTGAGCCGTCGAATCGCGATCCACGATCACTTCGCTATGGGAGATGCGGTGCCGCCGTCTCCGCTCCGGGAGACTCCGGAAAGCGGAAGAAGACACGAACTCCTGCACCAGCTTGCGCGCACAAGCAAGAGGCATCCGAAGGAGGTCATTCGGCGGCGAATCGAGCTTCAAACCGTCGCATTAGGCCGATTGGATGGTTTTGTACGCCTTTCGCACAATCCACCTCTTTCGGTTTTTCAAAGCGCTTCGGAATCAGTGCCTTGATGGCTAAGACCAAGGCCCGGAGTGGGTTTTTTCCGCCGCCTTGTGACATCGTTCGATCGAAAGGCGTGGTATTACCGGGCAGCAAATAGATTGACGCTGTATAAAATTTTTGGAAGTGTGGCTTCGGCGCCCGATGGTGGGCGCTGAACTTTCGGGTAGGAGGCGGTCACCGTAAGCGACTCGGTGACCGGTAATGTCGGCCCCGCGCGGGGGGCCAAAACGAAGCCGGATGAACCCGGCAACGAAGAGGGGACCGAGGATATGCAGGATCGAACTCAGCGCGTGCGACGCACGTATGGCGGCTGGATCGCTCTTGCACTGGGCTTAGCCGCCTCTCCGGTCCTCCTCGCCAAGCCCGCCGCCGCCCAGGACAGCAGCTGCGTCTCCCACGCCGTGGAGGCCGAGCGCAAGTTCAACATCCCCTCCGGCCTTCTTGTCGCCATTGCCCTGGTGGAAAGCGGCCAGGATGGCGCCCCGACCCCCTTCGCGATGAGCGTGGAGGGGCGTCCGGTCTACGCCCGCAACGCCAACGATGCCGCCCGGCACCTCCGCGACAAGCGCGGCCAGCTTCGCCAGAACGTCTATGTCGGCTGCATGCAGATCTCGCTGGGCACCCACCGCGGCGAGTTCCAGCCGGTGGAGCGGATCGTCGATCCCCGCGAGAACGTCAACTACGCCGGCCGCCTGCTCCTTCGTCTTCACGGCGAGCAGGGAAGCTGGAAGACCGCCGTCGCCCGTTACAACGGCGGCTCCACCCGTCAGGCCCAGAACTACGTCTGCAAGATCTGGCAACACCTGAACGAGCTGGACCCGAAGAGCGCCAAGCTGCTGGAATCCGCCCGCTGTGGCGACTCCGAGCCCACCAGCATTGCGCCGAGCACCCGCCGCACCTTCCGCAACGCCCAGCAGGTCGCCTCGCTGGACTAATCCCGGCTTCGCGGAAACCCGTTCGCAAGGGATGGCGCGGAACGCCCCGATGGGCTAAATCCCTGCCCCATGAACTACCGTCACATTTTCCACGCTGGCAACCCCGCCGATGTGATGAAGCACGCCGTTCTGGCGCTGATCATCGACCATCTGAGCGCCAAGCCGGCGCCCTTCTGCGTGCTCGACGCCCACGCCGGCATCGGGCGCTACGATCTGGACTCCGAACCGGCGCGCAAGACGCTGGAGTTCCAGGAGGGAATCGGACGGCTGTTCGGCCAGCCGGCGCCCCACCCGGCGCTGCGGCCCTATCTGGACGCGGTGAACGCGCTGAACCCGGACGGGCGGCTGCGCTGGTACCCCGGATCGCCGCTGCTGGCACGGGCGCTGCTGCGCGAGCAGGACCGGCTGCTCCTCAATGAACTGCATCCCGATGATTGGCAGACCCTGAAGGCGGAATTCGCTGGGGACCGTCAGGTCTCGGCCTTCAAGACGGACGCATATCAGGCGCTGAAGGCCCATCTGCCGCCGCGGGAGAAGCGCGGACTCACCCTGATCGACCCGCCCTTCGAGCAGCCGGACGAGTTCGCCCGCATGGCCGAGGGGCTGAAGGCGGCGCACAAGCGCTGGTCCACCGGCGTCTACGCCCTGTGGTACCCGATCAAGGAACGTGCCGCCGTCTGGCGCTTCCAGGAAGCGGTGGAGAACACCGGCATCCGCAAGATCCTGACCGTCGAGCTGACTTGGCACCCGGAGGACACGCATCTGCGGCTGAACGGCTCCGGACTGCTGATCGTCAACCCGCCCTGGACGCTGGACGACACGCTGCGCGCCATGCTGCCGGCGCTGCACGCCGCTCTGCCCTCCACCGGCGGCGGCTGCACGGTCGACTGGCTGGTTCCCGAGGGGTAAAACCGCAAATTTCAACGAAGAAGCGGCAACCGGTCACAGAGGTTGCCGTTGCAACGGCCCCACCACTCGCCCTAGGCTGAACGGGATTACTCCGTTCCGGCAAGGCCACGATGTCCCGTTCCAACGATTTCGCCAGCAGCTTCATCAAGGCTCACGCCGATGCCGGGCTGGAGCGCGTTTCGATCGCCCACATCCTCCAGACCATCCAGAAGGACCCGGCCTTCCTGTTCAGCGAGGAGTTGCGCCGCGGCGGCGGCCAGTGCCCCATGCACGCCGCCCCCAACGCCGACGACGCGGACAAGGTGACGGTCAACACGCTGCTGGCCTATCTGTTCGAACGGCTGCGCGACCATGTGGCGTCCAAGCTGCCGCTGGACGAGCGCGGACAGGTGATGCTGCCGATCCCGCCGCGCTCCCCCCACGGCATCGATCCGGCCGACCGCGCGGCGATGGCGGCGGCCCCGCTCGACGTGATGGCCTCGGTCCTGCGCGACGCCACCTGCCATCTGCTCGACGGCCTCATCACCGGCTGGGCGGCCGATCTGCTGACGGAGGAGGAGCACTACCGCGCCCAGGGAACGGGCGAAATCTCCGCCGCCGCCGCCGCCACCTTCATCCTGCGCACGACGCTGGAGGACTCTACCCTCTACCAGCGCGCCGGTTACGACATGCTGTCGATCACCAAGACCGGCAGCCACACCGCCATTCACATTTGCTGGGCCATGGTGGAGGCCGCCCCCCTGCTTCTTCCGGACAAGGAGGCGGCCTCCTACGACGACCTCGTCCGGCGCAGCCTGAAGCAGGTGGTTCCGCTGTCGATGGCCAGCCTGGGCATGCTGGTCCATTACATGGAGGCGTCGGGGATCGAACCCCACGACGGCCTCGCCATTCATCTGCTGCCCAAGGACCAGACGGCCTTCGTCCTCGACGAGGCCGGGCTGATCTGCCTGAACCCGGAACCGATCACCCGCTTCGCCAAGCCCGAGGAGCGGCATTACACCGGTTGCCCGGCCTTCTACACGCCCGGCTTCATCAAACTGTATCTCGACATCGTGGCCAGCATCGCCATGGACTACGGCGTCTACGACCGGCTTCGCGACCGCTGACCGTCCTCATTCACGAGATTGACGCCCCATCATGGCCCGCTCCAACGATTTCGCCCTGACCTATTTCGCCGCGCATGAGGAGGCCGGGATGACCCGGATCAGCCTCGTGCCGATCCTGCACCGCATCGCCGAGGACCCGAACTACCTCTTCACCGAGGAGCTTCAGCGCCTCGCCGGCCATTGCCCGGCCCATGCGGACACCCGCAAGGAGGATTACGAGAAGGTCGCGATCAATACGCTGCTGGCCTTCCTCTACAACGACCTGCGCGACCACATCACCAACCGGATGCCGCTGGACGCCGACGGCCATCTGCTGCTGTGCAACCCGCCGGACTCGCCGCACGGGCTGGACGTCGCCGACACCGCCGGGCTGGACGCCGCCCCGGCGGAGACGCTGATCGGCTTCCTGCGCGACAGCGTGTGCCACCTGCTGGACGCCATCATCAAGGATTGGGCGATCAAGGTGACGCTGGAGGAGGAGCGCTGCCGGGCGGAGGGCGCCATCACCCCGCTCGCCGCGGCCGGCTTCGTCCTCGCCAACACGCTGGAGGCGTCGGTGCTTCACGCGCCATCCGGCTACGACATGCTGTCGATCACCAAGACCGGAAGCCACACGGCGCTCCACGTCTGCTGGAACCTGTGCGAGGCGGCGCCGATGCTGAAACCCGGCCTGACCCTGGCCGAGTACGACGACCTGTCGCGCCGCAGCCTCAAGCAGGTGCTGCCGCTCGCCATGGGCAGCCTCGGCATGCTGTGCCAGTTCATGGGAGCCGGTCACATCGAGGCCGACGACCATCAGGCCATCCACCCCCTGCCCCGCCACCAGACCGCCTTCGTCTATGACGCGGAGGCGCCGGGCGGCATGATCGTCCTGAACGCCGACCTGATCGAGCCGACCGCCCAGGCGGGCGAGCGCCATTACACCGGCTGTCCGGCCTTCTACGCCAACGGCCTGATCAACCTCTACATGGAGATCGTGCTGTCGCTGGCCGCGCGGTACGACATCTACGGGCGCGTCCTGCGGG
This genomic window contains:
- a CDS encoding transglycosylase SLT domain-containing protein; amino-acid sequence: MRRTYGGWIALALGLAASPVLLAKPAAAQDSSCVSHAVEAERKFNIPSGLLVAIALVESGQDGAPTPFAMSVEGRPVYARNANDAARHLRDKRGQLRQNVYVGCMQISLGTHRGEFQPVERIVDPRENVNYAGRLLLRLHGEQGSWKTAVARYNGGSTRQAQNYVCKIWQHLNELDPKSAKLLESARCGDSEPTSIAPSTRRTFRNAQQVASLD
- a CDS encoding 23S rRNA (adenine(2030)-N(6))-methyltransferase RlmJ; protein product: MNYRHIFHAGNPADVMKHAVLALIIDHLSAKPAPFCVLDAHAGIGRYDLDSEPARKTLEFQEGIGRLFGQPAPHPALRPYLDAVNALNPDGRLRWYPGSPLLARALLREQDRLLLNELHPDDWQTLKAEFAGDRQVSAFKTDAYQALKAHLPPREKRGLTLIDPPFEQPDEFARMAEGLKAAHKRWSTGVYALWYPIKERAAVWRFQEAVENTGIRKILTVELTWHPEDTHLRLNGSGLLIVNPPWTLDDTLRAMLPALHAALPSTGGGCTVDWLVPEG